CAATGGGGTTAAGGTAATAGCTTATGACAGACTTATTATGAACAGCAAAAATGTTGACTACTATGCAACCTTTGATAATTTTAAGGTTGGTGTTACCCAAGGCAAATATATAGAAGATAAATTAGGCCTCAAAGATGGAAAAGGACCTTTTAATATTGAATTATTCGGTGGATCTCCAGACGATAATAATGCAACGTTCTTTTTTAATGGCGCAATGAGCATACTTCAACCTTATATAGACAATGGGAAGCTTGTTGTTACAAGTGGTCAAAAGGATTTTACGAAAATAGCAATACAAGGCTGGGAATCAGCTAAGGCGCAGTCAAGAATGGATAATCTTATAACTGCTAACTATGCAAGTGGAAAGAAATTAGATGTAGTTCTTTCACCTAATGATAGTTTGGCAATTGGAATAATTGCTTCGCTTAAGAACGCTGGTTATGGAAATGCTGACAAGCCATACCCAATTATAACTGGTCAAGACTGCGACAAACCAAACGTACTAGCTATGATAAACGGACAACAATCAATGTCAATCTTCAAGGATACAAGAACATTAGCTGCGAAGGTAGTAGAAATGGTTGATGCAGTTCTACAAGGCAAAGAAGCAACAGTGAATGATTCAA
The genomic region above belongs to Clostridium swellfunianum and contains:
- the chvE gene encoding multiple monosaccharide ABC transporter substrate-binding protein, with translation MKKIIASVLTVALTLGLIGCGSTQTNTSNPGTATSGSKDKLIGVAMPTQSLQRWNQDGANMKSQLEAKGYKVDLQYANNDVNTQTQQIENMVTKGSKVLVIASIDGSAISDVLKKAADNGVKVIAYDRLIMNSKNVDYYATFDNFKVGVTQGKYIEDKLGLKDGKGPFNIELFGGSPDDNNATFFFNGAMSILQPYIDNGKLVVTSGQKDFTKIAIQGWESAKAQSRMDNLITANYASGKKLDVVLSPNDSLAIGIIASLKNAGYGNADKPYPIITGQDCDKPNVLAMINGQQSMSIFKDTRTLAAKVVEMVDAVLQGKEATVNDSKTYNNGTKVVPSFLCDPVYADKNNYKQILIDSGYYKESDLK